The following nucleotide sequence is from Pochonia chlamydosporia 170 chromosome 4, whole genome shotgun sequence.
CCGTTATGTAGCATACCTCAATGTATAGTGGCTGGTTATTTGTTACAAGTGTGAGAATGGCCTTGACCATAAACTGCACCGCACCTCGAGCACTGAACCTGGTTGTTGGAAGAAGGCATATCTGCTGCTAAAAGGCAGTTATGAGAAGGATAATCAGGGAGAATGTTTGGGAATAAATCTTGGAGTTGACTGACTGATGgagtttgttgaggaggGGATAGTCGACTTGATGGGCGCTGGGAAGGCATGGTTTTATACCTGCCAGTGATGAGGGTTGTGTTGCCTACAAGGCATTCTGTTCCGCCTGTTGCATCTTGCAGAACCAACAGGATTTTCAATAACTGGAAAGAAGCTCAATTATCACCAGACACATCGCGTGGGAGTTGAACAAGGCGTTTCCGACGTTGTGAAGCGTTCTTTTGAAAAGTGTCCGAACGACTCTTCAAGAATTATGTCTATAGCAGCTTGCGGAACCAACAACATTCTCAATAAGGAAAAAGGAGCCCAATAGTCACCAGACACACCGTGTGTGGGAAGGGGACAAGGCGCCTCCAACGCTGTCAGGCGTTCTTTTGAAAAGTGTCCCAACGACCTTTCTTCCGGCACACCTCGGGGCTTTCTTCTCTGTGCACATTTGACCTTCCCTCCAATGAAGATTTGTTGCTCGGCTGAACCCTGTTGGATTATACCAGCACGGATTGCACATGCCATCAAAGTGATTGCCGAAGATGGGTGCCAAAATATGCAAGACCCAACGAAGGTAAGGCATCTAGGGGATGTAGTAGAACAATCATTTGTTCTTGAATCCTTCGTAGCTGCCTTGGAATGCATCTCAACAAGATACATGGGGACCAGATCAGCCCATCTAGGTAAAAGCCATTCATTGTGGCTCTCTGATATTGACAACGCATCATTCAGCCTTTGAAGATTCTTCTGATTGATATGCACTTGGAAGATTATAGGGAAGCCCAGGAGGGCTGAGGACACGTCTTCCAGCTGATGAAGGGGGTGCCTACGCGTCGCTAGGAGCTTATCGTGGTGCAGTTATGGAATGGTGAGTCCCGAGGAGTCTATCGGTGAGAATCACAAACAGTAGTTTACTAGACCTTGGGGCGTGCTGGCGCCGCAAAATTACTGTAGGAAGTTGCTCCTGTGAAATGGGAGCTTTCCGGCAGCGAATTCATAAAGTTCCATTTTAGGCGAGTGGATTGTTTGTGAATCATGTCTTTTCTCATTTCAAAATGGCTCCCAACCGCAACACGGCCCCGAATGTACGGGCTGCCTTCGAACCCGATCATACATCTCTAGTAGCTTGTCCCTTGCGACTTTAGACCCCTAACCATCTTGGCAAAAGCTCAGTCCGCTTAAGAAGCACGGCTCAAAGGATAGGTTGATGGAGCCACAGGATGTAGATAATCTTGAGAGAGTTCGGAAAGAGAAGCAGCCATAATGATAAAGGCAGAAAGGGCCAGGGACGATTTTGCCTGTCATGTGCTTGCTTGTTCAAGGTTACAGGTCTGTACCACACCCACCGCACCAGATTCGCTCATATCATCTTGTTTGACATCTGCTCGAGATATTGGTTGGCTCCCTCAACAGCAAAATTAAATGCTAGGCGCACCATCTCGCGAACCATGGCCTCGTCTTGCTCCGGCGCATCTCCAAGTTTAGAGAAACAAGCATAGATCCTAGAGGCCGGACTTTCGAGGACCTCCGCAAATTCATTTCCAAGACGCACTCCTTTTTCTGCGAGTTTTGCCTCCGCTTCCCGGAACTTCTTGCAATACAGCTCCCTGGTACGAGCCTGCCGTGATATTTGCTTGTAGGCGAGGTGTTGAGGGTCATCTAGTATCATTTTGATTCTCTCGTCTGGCCATAAGAGTGGAAAAGGCATTGGGTAGTGGTTAATTTGCCAAGGAGCAGTTTGAGCGAATTCCCAATCAATAATGGCTAAGAAGTTCAAATCTTCATCGACGATAATGTTTTGTGTGCCAAGATCCATGTGGTTAAGGGGATATTGTGCGGAAGATTCCTGGAAGAACGTGGTAGATTGCACGATGTCCAAGAAAACTGACGCACCCAGCCTGTGAAATTCCGACCGGCCCTTGCCAGCACGGCTCGCTCGGTACAaggctgcttctccaagggCCGTAAAGTACTCAATAGCGTTGGAGAAAGGTCCTTGTGACATCAAGCCTTCTATTGCAGCGGAAGATAACCTATCAATGATGGGTTCTCCGGTTATTGTGATACCGGAGATAGATCCAATCTGTGGATATGTGAAGGCTGCCAGACACGTTTGCATCGTTGTCCACTGGGCCAGGACATGCTCCAGTTTCGAAATCTAGACATTCGTTAGAACAGTCGATGGATATGGGGGTAAAGAGTAACTGACAGGCAAGTTACAAAGGTCTGGCACAACGTCTTGCAGCGTGTTCCCGCGAAAGCCCTCTATGAGCATGTAGATAGCgccagcattggcagcaagCTGGGACCCGGTTCCCTCATAGGCAAACACCTGAGGTACGACCACATTTGAGAGACGCTGCCTCACGAAACGCATCGCAGAAACCTCGCACGCGATGGAATActcttcgtcctcctcaCTCACTGTTTGCGGAATGTCGGGGTGGCGAGGCAGTCGAACACGGGCGATGACGAGACTATCATCCTCAGCGACCAGCTCAAAACAGATCCAATACTGCCCTGCGGAAAAGGGCTCACTCATGCTGAATTTCTGGCCTTTGATGAGCTCGGCATGATTTAGAAGTGCCTTTttgtccagtttggcaaTCAAGCCCTCGAGTCTTTCCTTCATGCCGTTATAGTTCCAACCCTCATATGACGTCCATCTTTGGCTTGGGGTAAATCTTGACATGTCGAGTACGTTGGATATGCACTGCTGTGGCGTTGAGTTTATTGTGCTGTGATGACTTGGGATTATTGATGAGCTGAAGCGATTGTATCTGGCGTGATGACGGTGAATCTCCAACTGTTACCGCTTCTACACGTGACACTGTTGTTTGTTAAACATGTCCAACAGTTGCGCGCCCATGCTTCAATCAATTGCGTttgaccaaaccaagccaacttgaccctgaGGCTTGCTTGATGCACACAGGAGCGACACATCCCCATGCTTCCGGAGCGTATGATGGTAAGTAAATCTTGATTCTTGGGGTGATAACTTGTAAGATCGTAGGAGACTCGTCTAGTTTGTAGGAAACATTACATATCCTACACTAACTAGCTATGTACAGGGTTCTACgagctactccgtacgctGCACGTAATCCGCCATGGAGATGGAAAGCGAAACAGAGCCTATAGTGAGTGCTCTGCATCCTCTGCTTTGTGAAACAAAAGTAAAGGCACCGCGGGAAGGCTCTCTTGCCGTGGAATGTCTCGCACGGAGGAGCAACGTGATCGGTCTCGTTTATCATCAGCATGTCGGATGAGGTGCAGCGGAGAGCACAGATTATGCGCCTGGAGTTTGTTTAGGACTTTGACTCTACCCTGCGAACTGACAACCATGCTGGCTTGATGCAACCAAGCCATATTCCCCAAGTTTGcaaaaaccaaaaaaagaggaCCTGGGTTGCCGGGCAAGAACATGCTTGGTTGGGCCAGTCTCGCATAGTTGTGATATTCATTACACAAATGGTATGGGAAAGCGGAAAAAGATCTGCTGAAAGTTGCATCCGTGGCTGGCGTTGTCTCGCCTGTGGACAGGGAATATCTGGTCGACAGACGAAATTCCTCGTCTCCACAACGGGCCTAGACCAGACGGATTGGTAGATTGATGTCCCTTGGACATCGCCTGCAGTGAGCTGAAAGGACGCCACGAACAAGGTCAATCTGCACATCGACATTTTCATTGCAGTCTGGCTAGCCGAATTATTGCCAATCACCAGCTCCTTGCGGCATGCTGCAGCGGCAGTGGTTGCATAAAGGTGATTTGATACATCATCTCGGCCTTTGGACCCATCGAGTACTGTGGACATACCGGAGCCAAACCATTGCTCTTTGGGGGCCTTTCCCCTTCAGCATCGACCGAATTTGGTGTAGGGAATATCGATGGGATGATGAACTATACTTGATTAAGTGCCGATGTCAACATGGGTGCTGGTTCCCTTGTCAATCGGAAGTTTGACCAGTTTGTTGGGAACTCCTCCGTATTTTGGCACCAGATGACCTGGGTTGTACTGGGAGAATAGCCATCACGATTCGAGCTCACCGAGCATGCAAAACATCCCAAGAAGTATCATGGGGCTGCGAGGGTTAACTTTGGAATGCCAACTTTGAAAGTACCGGCAGCGAGGTCGGGTAGCTCAGAGACACAGTAAATGGAGCTGTGACGCTCATTACAACATCTGTTGCCGTTGGCCAAGCCGTTCCGCTGCCACCGCCGCCCTCCCACACATCCCGTCCCAAAGCTAAGCTATCCGGTTCCGCCgttggcaaagaaaagaCTTGAGGGTCGGGCCGCTGTTGACAAGGGTATTTGTTTGGTGTGCCCAGGTTTATGTGACtacaccatcaaccacatcaaccCCCAAAATGGACCTGAGGACCCTGTCGACGCGGTGAGCTATCCCTTTCCAGCTCCGTTGTCACGGAACTGATATTTGACTGGGTCTCGTGTTTTACGAATTGGGCCACTCCAATTTGCCCTTCAAAAGCCACCCTGGTGTGCTCGCCCCAATATCTCGGCCACGACTTGGGTACGTAGCATCTGATCTGCGGAAATGACGCAGCACCTACGCTCTGATGTGTTCTATCTTGCAATTGGAGTATATTTCTTTTTATCCCACAAGGGTGGGGAAGTGCCAGATGATGTGTGGATAAATCTTGAGCAGCTACACCGTCAGGACAGCATTGCTTGACCAATGTGTGTCAACAGCCTTGGTCAAGCTGTCCGTGACCGTCGTCAACTCAAGCAAGGATCCCGCTGCGATGTGGTTCGAGGCTTGCGTCCAGTAACCGGATAGGCATGGCGTCTCATGAAGCTGGAGAGAAGGTGTCGACCTTGCTTCCCTTTGGATCGACTCGCCTGATGTCGTCGTGTCTCAAATGTGgaaagtctggtggtttgccATGGACGGACGGGCAGATCCCCCTCATATATAAAGCAAACACAGCCGGGTCACTGCATGAAGTTCTCTCTCTCCCGGTTGACATCACTGAGAAGCAAACGCCGTATCAATTATGTCTCCAGGAGTAGAGTccaaaggcgagagtgcaGCCAATGGCGCACAAAATGGCAATTACACCAATAGCACACAGGAAAATGGCCATCACGCCCAAGGGAAGGATGCTTCGACAAAAGCTGCGCAGCCTGCGCACGCTCAAACGCCCGGACAGAAGAAAACCTCATCAATTGGAACTTTAATGCAGCTACGAAAGGCATCACAGCGCCCTCTCCCTACCGAGAGGCGCGATGGCACGTATCGAACCACACTTAGGCGACCGGGAATCATGCAGGACCTCAAGTCATTTGGAATGGGTGGTGAGTTAATTCATTGGCCGTACCTGCGCGGGTAATATTTTTGCTGAATTCTATGTGCAGACCTCAAGACTCTTAGGGACATCGTCTCCGCCAAATTGAAGGGTCAGACTCTTCAAGACGACAAGACTATGATTATGGAACGCACTATTCAGTTAGTCGCTACGATGCCGGATAAGTCGAAGAGACAAGAGATTCTCACCAACTCATTCATTGATCAATTGTGGAACTCACTCGATCACCCGCCACTGTTGTATATGGGCGACGAGTACAAGTATCGCCAACCCGATGGAGCTAATAATGTGAGTAACTGTTCTAACCATGTTTTTAAGTTGATACGTATTGACATCATTATCTAGAAtccattgatgccaaagctGGGAGCGGCTAGAACACCATACTCGCGCACTTGTAAACCAGGCCCGGCCAACATGGGAGCGCTGCCAGACCCAGAAGCTATTTATGAGGCGGTCATGGCTAGAGATGGATTCAAGAAGAATCCAAACAACGTATCTAGCATTCTGTGGTATTGGGCGACCATTGTTATTCACGGTGAGTATTGAGTTCAAAATCGACGTCGCTCGGCTCACTGATTTTGAAAAACAGACTTGTTCTGGACCAATGCAAAGGACCCCAACCAAAATGACTCTTCATCATATCTGGATCTATCTCCATTATACGGAAATAGCAAAGAAGCTTGCGACTCGATTAGAACTTTCAAGGAGGGCAAAATTAAGCCAGATACATTCGCTGATCGGCGACTGATTGGCAATCCGCCCGGAGTCTGTATCCTACTCGTCATGTTCAACCGCTTCCACAACCACGTTGTGACAACCTTGGCTGCCATTAATGAAGGCAACAGATTCGCAAAGCCGGCGCCCAGCTTGGAAGGCGACGCCCttgcagcagcttggaaAAAGTATGACGAGGACTTGTTCCAGACAGCCCGTCTAGTCACTTCG
It contains:
- a CDS encoding phosphotransferase enzyme family domain-containing protein is translated as MSRFTPSQRWTSYEGWNYNGMKERLEGLIAKLDKKALLNHAELIKGQKFSMSEPFSAGQYWICFELVAEDDSLVIARVRLPRHPDIPQTVSEEDEEYSIACEVSAMRFVRQRLSNVVVPQVFAYEGTGSQLAANAGAIYMLIEGFRGNTLQDVVPDLCNLPISKLEHVLAQWTTMQTCLAAFTYPQIGSISGITITGEPIIDRLSSAAIEGLMSQGPFSNAIEYFTALGEAALYRASRAGKGRSEFHRLGASVFLDIVQSTTFFQESSAQYPLNHMDLGTQNIIVDEDLNFLAIIDWEFAQTAPWQINHYPMPFPLLWPDERIKMILDDPQHLAYKQISRQARTRELYCKKFREAEAKLAEKGVRLGNEFAEVLESPASRIYACFSKLGDAPEQDEAMVREMVRLAFNFAVEGANQYLEQMSNKMI